GACTTTTTGAGCTGCACAAAATCACTAATCACTTCATAGATGTCCATACGGCTCTTGATTTCCTCTATGGTATGATTACTGATCACTTATAGTCTAATAGTTTTTGGGTCTCTAGGGATACAAATCTAGCACGAATTTAACTCATTATATGATTCAAAAAGTCGTTATCCACTAACTTGCATCAAAATTGAAGCCATAGACATTTTTCAGATTTGAAAGTAACAGAAAAAGACGTACTCAAGGCCCTGTCTACCGTTCAGGATCCAGACCTCAAAAAAGATCTTGTAACCCTTGAAATGATCAAGGATTTAAAAGTAGATGACAGCCAAATAAGTTTCACTGTTGAGTTGACGACTCCTGCTTGTCCTCTCAAAGAGAAAATAAAAAATGATTGTCTGGAGGCAGTAGAAGCCATTTCGGGTGATCTAGAAATTAAAATAGAGATGACCGCTCAAGTCACCTCAGTTCGAGGGCAATCTTTCACACTTCCAAAAGTGAAAAACATCATTGCTATTTCATCTGGCAAAGGAGGTGTGGGTAAATCTACCGTTACTGCTAACCTGGCAGTTGCATTGGCGAAAAGTGGTGCAGAAGTAGGCGTAATAGATGCAGATATTTTTGGTCCATCCATCCCCACTATGTTCAACTGCGAATATGAGCAACCAGAGATGGTTCAGGAAGATGGCAAAAACCTGATCGTTCCGATTATGCAATATGGAGTGAAGCTGGTATCGATTGGTCTATTGACACCTAAAGACAATGCCATCGTATGGAGAGGACCGATGGCCAGCTCCGCATTGAAACAATTCATCTCGGATGTAAAATGGGGTGAATTAGATTACCTTTTGATTGATCTCCCTCCAGGAACTAGCGATATTCATTTGACACTGGTGCAGTCGGTTCCGGTTACAGGCGCAGTGATTGTTACCTCACCACAGAAAGTAGCGATTGCCGATGCTAAAAAAGGACTTTCAATGTTCAAGCTCCCACAGATCAATGTACCTGTACTTGGAGTCGTAGAAAATATGGCTTACTTTACTCCAGAAGAATTACCTGACAATAAGTATTACATCTTTGGTCAAGACGGAGGTAGAGAATTGGCCGAAAAAGAAGATGTACCTTTCCTTGGCGAAATCCCTATTGTACAATCAATCAGAGAAAGCGGAGATAGCGGGTTCCCAGCAGTAATGAAAGAAGGTGTAACCGAAGATGCCTTTATGAACCTTGCCAAGTCTGTAGCCAGACAAGTGGCCATTAGAAATGCTAGCAAAGAGAAAACAAAGGTGGTTCAAATGAATTAACTTTGAATATTCGAATACGATTATGGATATCACAAAAAAAGAAGAGCTTTTAGCCAAAATTAATCAGGCGATAACCAACATCAGACCCTATCTGGAAGCAGACGGTGGAGATGTCAAGGTCCTTGATATTGATGAAGACTATGTGGTGAGTGTGGAATTGTTAGGAGCGTGCGAAGCATGTCCCATGTCCCCCATGACTATGAAAGCAGGAATAGAAGAAGCCATCAAAAGAGTAGCTCCTGAGGTCACTGCAATCAAGGCTGTCAATATCCAGCCTGCCGAATAATTCATCCTTTCTTAAAGAAACATTTTCTGAACCTTGAAACTTTCATTAGTTTCAAGGTTTTTTAATGACTGTGCGAAATTTACTCCTTTATACTAGCCTTCTCTTTCTTCCATTAATTTCCTGGTCTCAAGACCGATGTGGGACTGTCCCATTCAACGAGACTCGTTTTGGTGATACAGAGCAAACCCACTTTGAAGAATGGATGCAAAACAAAATCCGTGAGAAAAGAACCTTGCGTATGGGAGCGCAAAAAGCCGATGAGGTTTATACCATTCCCGTCGTGGTTCATATCATTCACAAGGGGGAGGCAGAAGGCATGCAATCCAATATTCCTCTGGAGCAGATTGAATCTCAGATTCAAACCCTCAACGAAGATTTCAGGCGGTTAAATGCAGATGCTAGCAATACTCCCTTAGAATTCGAACCGGTAGCCGCTGATATACAGATAGAATTCGAACTAGCCAAAAGAGACCCAGAAGGTCTGCCTACTAATGGTATTAACCGTGTAAAAGGAAGCCAAAACACCTACTCTATTTCTGAAATAGAAACACTTTCCTCGGAAAGCTATTGGAGTTCAGAT
This is a stretch of genomic DNA from Reichenbachiella ulvae. It encodes these proteins:
- a CDS encoding Mrp/NBP35 family ATP-binding protein, whose protein sequence is MKVTEKDVLKALSTVQDPDLKKDLVTLEMIKDLKVDDSQISFTVELTTPACPLKEKIKNDCLEAVEAISGDLEIKIEMTAQVTSVRGQSFTLPKVKNIIAISSGKGGVGKSTVTANLAVALAKSGAEVGVIDADIFGPSIPTMFNCEYEQPEMVQEDGKNLIVPIMQYGVKLVSIGLLTPKDNAIVWRGPMASSALKQFISDVKWGELDYLLIDLPPGTSDIHLTLVQSVPVTGAVIVTSPQKVAIADAKKGLSMFKLPQINVPVLGVVENMAYFTPEELPDNKYYIFGQDGGRELAEKEDVPFLGEIPIVQSIRESGDSGFPAVMKEGVTEDAFMNLAKSVARQVAIRNASKEKTKVVQMN
- a CDS encoding NifU family protein; this translates as MDITKKEELLAKINQAITNIRPYLEADGGDVKVLDIDEDYVVSVELLGACEACPMSPMTMKAGIEEAIKRVAPEVTAIKAVNIQPAE